In Brevinematales bacterium, the genomic window ACCGCGGCCGAGTATTCTTTCGGCGGTCCCGATTTTTCCGCCGAGGAGGCTATGGCAGTGCCGGTCGGCTTTGGGGACATTCCGTAGTAATACGGCATCGTTGTTCTCTAACGCGCGGCGGAATTTTTCTTTCATGGCTACCTCTAGGCGGGTAGTATAATTATAAATACGTGTCCTGTCAAAAATAAGGGCGGTTCTAAAACTATTGACATTTATAACATTAGTAATGATAACTCGTTAAAATATACCCAATGGTCACTTCCTTGTCCTCTTTTCCTTTATAATCTGATTGAAAAGAGGGTTATTTGAAGTGTCCATGAGCAAAAGAAATTATCCGATTATTTAAGGAGACTATTGACAAGAGCGCCCGAGGGGTATAAGATAGATAGGATTAAGAATGGAGGCGCGGGTATGGAAGAAATAAAAATGATCGTGATGATTATCTGCTTCGCGAGCGCGGTTCTGCTCATCGGTCTCGGTATCCCGATGGCATTGCGAAAGGTGAAACGGAACGGGGTTTACGGCGCGCGGATGAAATACACGATGATGGATGACGATATCTGGATGGAGGTGAACGCGATGGCCGGGAAGGGGATAATCATTATCGGAATCCTCGAAGCCGCCATGGGCGCCGCGTCCGTCTATTTTCTAAAAAATATCGCGGACAAACCCACGATCATCTACTTCCTGATAGGAGTCGCCGCTGTCGAGATGATAGGCCTGGTGATCGTTACCGTTATGGCGGTGAGAATGTCCCGGCGGATGGCGGCCGATAAGGGGCTCATCAAGTAGCTGCTGCGTACACTGCGTGGACTAATCTTGGTATCGGGCAGAGTACCCGGATGTGAATAACGCCCGTGACGGCAATATCACCCCGAGCTTGACGGGTGTGTTGAAGAAGTGTTTTTTGTCATTGCGAGGAGTCATGGTGAGCGCTTGTCCCGCGTTCAGCGGGATGTCGAACCATAGCCGAAGCAATCCATTTGTATATACTGTATATTGTTAGATAGACTGCTTCACCGCGTTGCGGTATCGCAGTGACAAGAAAACAGCTAATTTCCATGTTTGTCATCAAGTCCTTGTCGAGGGGTACTGATAACAAGCTATCCGTTACATATCGGAGTCGATGTGCGAGACTGCGGAATGGCGTTCGCTTGACTTTTCAACTTGATTCTTTATAATAATCCCTTACCACATAAGGAGACAGTATGAGGCCGCTATTATTCTTAATCCTGTTTATACCCCTGACCGCTTATTGCAAACCCGGCGACATGATTTGGAGCTATCGGACGGGCGGGGCGGTATTCTCAAGCCCGTGCGTATCGGACGGGAAACTCTACGCGGGAAGCTACGATAATTCGCTCTATTGTCTCGACGCCGCGAACGGCGGTAAAGTGTGGAGTTTCGAAACGAAAGGGTATGTGGTATCCAGCCCGGCGGTATCCGATGGAAAGGTTTATTTCACGAGCGGCGACTGGAACCTTTACAGCCTGAATATCAAAGACGCCTCGCTCGTATGGAAAGAGACGATCGGCTACGCGAGCTCGTCCAGCCCGACGGTCGTCAAGGACCGGATATATGTCGGGTGTATGTACTACCTGTTCTGCATCAGTACTAAGAACGGCAAACCCATCTGGAGCAACTGGTCATGGGGCGTGTATGTGTCCAGCCCGGGACTGGGGGACGGTTACGCGTTCGTCGGCATCAACGATCAGCTGCATTGCATCAACGCGAATAACGGCAAGATCAAGTGGCGTTTCGATATGACCGGCGGGGTATCGTCCAGCCCGGAGGCCGCGGACGGCGCGGTGTACTTCGGC contains:
- a CDS encoding PQQ-binding-like beta-propeller repeat protein, producing MRPLLFLILFIPLTAYCKPGDMIWSYRTGGAVFSSPCVSDGKLYAGSYDNSLYCLDAANGGKVWSFETKGYVVSSPAVSDGKVYFTSGDWNLYSLNIKDASLVWKETIGYASSSSPTVVKDRIYVGCMYYLFCISTKNGKPIWSNWSWGVYVSSPGLGDGYAFVGINDQLHCINANNGKIKWRFDMTGGVSSSPEAADGAVYFGGNDGYVYCIDIKTGKPRWKYDTGADIASSPCLSGGKVYIGSKSGSLYCLDGKSGKLIWEYKTSDWIEAAPCMADGKLFFGGYDGNFYCLSAGDGSLLWKFDAGSKIDSSACIAGGKVYFGTEGGTIFCLDSGTPQGISAGNAVSGQQY